In the Necator americanus strain Aroian chromosome X, whole genome shotgun sequence genome, gtaaTTCTTTCTATCTAATTATGATCAGAGGTATAGGAAAAGATGATAGGATGTGCGTCACCTACATTGACCTCTGAGAAACTCCGCACATATATGGATCTTGACAAAAATATGCTGCAAAAGAACACTTGCATGCATATATTTCCACACACCTCAtgatttcacacatttcatgccctatctgttctatataaactcgcagcgcataagtatgtgttggTAACAATTTCTTTCAACGGCTTCattgttcaactttcaattcTAACAACTTTATGCCCAGCTGCTCAtctccaaaatttgcagttttaCCAGGTAATCTCCGTCTACAATTTCACAGGACTTAAATGATTCGAATTAAAGACTTGAAGGGGGTTGCTCTGCCAAAAATTGTCCTTCGCGATGCTGCTGGAACAAAACCTATGCCGCAATCGAGAAAGGCGGAGCAGAAGGACGAGTTAGCAGCGGCCATTGATGCTGTCAATGGGTCAAGGAAAGACGATTGGGGCAGGAAGTGACGAAGAGAAACAGAAGGATACTTTTAGAGGGGAGAAGAGAGTGAAGCCCGCAGAAGTACTAGAAGTGAAATATCATTCGGCATGCCGGATaaagtattattattaccagtGAATGGGAGTTTGAAGTAGCCGGACGGGCAagtcttcttttatttcgttATCGTAGCTTTATCCCTAGCTCATTTTGTGCAATTAATGGTGCGGAAGAGTAGCAGTAGTGGATGTCTACGCGGTGTGGTAGTTGGTAGACTGGGTTGGTATTGCAGCACCGCTGAAATAGTCAAGGAATCAATGTCTTTTGCACGCAGAAGCTCTGCCTTCACACTCTGAAACGGCAACCGCAGAGCAGTTGCGGCGTAGAGAAAGGCGCGGTTGGGCGGCTCAGACTTGTCTTCGCCAGCTGATATCGACCAGATATTGTAGGGGAGGTGGTCCGATTATAATCCCTTATTGAAGGTATTTAAGGTGGATCTACTTTTGCGCGCGTGGGAACCAGCGACGATTCTCGCCGCGCGGCGAGAGTCGTTGAACCGCGCCGCCCGTGctgctgtgaactctgcggacaGCCTTAGTGGCTGGTATGCGAGCCATTCCAGAAAAGAGAGGCGAAGCGCTAATTATCCCTACATTCTGTTACTGCTGCGCAACAAATAATTGGTAGCCAATGTTTCGATGCTTTATCTACTCATCCACAACTGAGAAATGTTGTGCTAATCTtcacttttctgttttctgtttttgaaatatagaCATCAAtttaacattttctttcttcatctttgttAACGAAATCTTTACTTTGAATGAAGAGTACCCATCACCAAACCCCTAAACTGAAAGTGGTAGAAGCCGTGCGCCAAACTTCGCACCTTTGTAGAAGGGCATTCGGTTTTAGTTAATTATTCAATTCTAACGGAAAGATTCTTCGATGGTTTTACTCGTGTCTCTGTAATTTCGTGCCATCAATCAGATTCGTAAGTTAAGGAACAGCGCCTCTGGAACCTGGAAAACCGCTATCTTTTTTGGCAACAACTCAATGTCCTATATGGTGATTATTCTGGAGGTCCGGCGAAGgtattttttcctctgatCGGTCTAATCGTTACGTGTTTGTCTTAGTTATACGCTGGTTATAGCGCGCTTCTAGCCACTGAAGAGCCTTCCTGAGCTTGGAAATATGTAGTTGTAGAGCATTAGGTTACCCATTAGGTTAACTGCATTTGTGCTGAGAGGACATTAAAAGTTTGCAAATGATATCGATTGTGCAGGGTGTTTACTAACTTAACGCAGGATGGAGTTCTCGTCTTCGAAAGAACAATCTCCACTCCGCAGTCGCTTCTGAGGAACCAATCTTTGTACTTGCATGTTTTTATTACCAAAGCTGGTCATTCACCAAATCCGAAGGATCGAAGTTATATCAAGCGTGAGGTATGATGTTCACTTGTATAGGATCCATAAGTgctcctattttcttttcaattttacatTTCCGTTAggataaagataaaggatgaagtgtctgtcgttaatcaatccgcttgggatgcgccactaagttcacttcaattcaaaatcgtttgaggtctacgaacgtgtaactagcctatacaatgacttgcggtggccagccgactatcacgtcagtgtttttatcctcccagacaagtctagtaccaatttatcggccccaaagagatgaaaggcttgtttTGCACGGTttcggtttcgaaccaccgaccgtgttgctacaacggacctctaaccgaatGCGCTAGACCCGCCCTGCACCTGCGTGAGGGCGAGTGTGGCGCAGCCGGTCGCAATGGTTGCatgatcggaagttcgaatccgccctattCTTAactaagcttttcatccctccgggttataccagaattgtctgggaggatagaaacactgacttggttaTCGGCTGACCTCCGCAAAtcattttattggctaacacGCCTTCCAAAACCTCAAGGATTACGAGTAGCAGTAAAATGCAttcgcatcccaagtggattgataagccagtgactttatcctttatcatttcCGTCATGTCGAAGATTCCGTTTAATCTTTTCCTAGCTTACTCCGTTCTGTGTACCTCTGTTGCAAAATGTTGCATACGTTTATGAACTCCTTATGATTTTATATGGAATTGTTTGCAACGTATAAATGCGTTTTTAGAtctttgaattgaaattctcCCTTTTCCCAAAAAGTCTTAGTTAAAGTTTTATTAAACCAATTGTCCGTTCTGTAACACTAAAACGCTCCCTACAGTATGGAACCAagtataataataactaaGGTGGAAGCGAGGGTCGCGAAGTGTCTCAGTTGTTCACAACAAACCGAAGAGCTGGAAGTGGTGTTGTCAGTGCTACAGTCAAGATTTCCACCGAGCTTTGGATCAATGTGCAGTAGTAAGAGTTTTAAGATGGAGTTTACATGAAACATTTTGTGTAAACTATAGTCGAACCGTGTGAGCTAATGTGATTGGTGTAGTTGAGATCAAGATGGGACGCTTGTTCGCAGCACTTGGGATACAGAGGTGAGTAAGACTAGCGATGGTTCCCGCTTAACCACGCTCCTGCTAGTTCCTTCACGCcgattcgagcgcagctgcagcaggtcgttttcacccgactattcCATACAACATCCATTACATTACATCCAAACATTATTTGCGAGTTGAGGAAAGTCTAGTGCTCACTGAGAAGGTCATGTTGCATGCACGTTGTGAGAACATTTCCGAGTAGAACAAgcatattcttctttctttgttgttctATCTATTCTTCATTACGGCGCATCACTGAAGCTATCGTGATTTGATCGCAAAAAAAGACAATCGAGTTTTTGTCGAGTGTAATGGCAAACTGAGAAGATGGTGTACGCATCCTGTTCGTTCAGAGCCGTcaaatattattcattttcccctttttgaaGGGAGCAGAATTCTTTTGCACATTGAAATCGCCACACGCTTTGTTTGAAATCATGCttctaattcttcttttgtttcgaAATATCCTCTCAGACAGTGCTGGGAGTATTTCtatcacatttcatttttcttaccTGTGTTTGTAACGGTCACATCGTTCCATACAATCATTTCATTTACTTTGCTTACTGGTCTAGGTTATTTATGGAGTATATCAACTCAATAAATATAAGAAGAGGCACTATAAGACGACGGCGAATTTGCTTACTGGGAAAAGCGAACAAAACAAGCAAGTCCTAGAAAAAGCTGCCAAAATGAACTTCGAGGTGTGGACTTTTATAATACCATTCCAATTTCATTGATGTAAAAGACGTTTTCTTTCGGGGTTGGGCGCATTTGATCCAATATTTTGGCAAAACTTGCTACAATATTTGTTTCTCATTACAGATCTTAAATTTTTGGCATCCGAATCTTACAGTCAGCTTAGTCGATGACCAAACTAGGTGGACTCAAGGTTAagtttgttttggttttgtgTGCAGCAGGATGCCCTGTTCCATTTCTGCAAGcgtctttttttgtaattcccCTTTCAGGTTCTTTACCTCCTCCTCTGGATGAAGCTGTTACATTTGACACTACTGCGGGATTCTATTTGCCTATTCTCTTCTTTAATAATTACTGGAATCTCGGTTCCGAATACATGCCTATCAACGATACTGTGAAGGTGATTTTTCATCTACATTGTTACGCTTGCGTGTATTTCCTGTTTTTATTCGGACGTATTGattggtgaatttttttttcttttttatatagcTGGATGTACTATTCTGTTACACGGAAATGAATGCAACTACAGTAGCAGCAGCAGTAATTTGCTTCCCTGACGCGAGCTCTCATTCACTCAATGCTTATGTGCGCCCAAATTAATTGtcatagtattattattattagtataaGGATGAGTGTGCAGCCAGTTCTGTAAGAAAACGTTCGGGCATGGAGTAGAAGCGTATTAAAGGAACGCGCAGCCACCTCAACCTTTTTCAGTTTTACATAGGAGGAAATCAGTCAGCACCTTCAGTTCTCAAAAGTTCgtatgtaatgtaatgtaagtTGTAATTTTGTAAGTTGTAATGTAATAcctatgcgggatcgtagatcgtggggaagagggtgattccgttcgtctctctgtatcagtgtaaatggATGACCCCGGAacctgtttcttacgacgtcctctattgcagcgcaccacccttgAGCCTTCCTGTCTACGATTTGtagaaaacccattcggacgaatcgcaggcaggGACGGGGTGCAAGGGTTGCGCCTTGTAACAGAATGCGTCGTAAGAAAAGGCGTTCCGGGGTCATccatttacactgatacagagagacgaacggaatcaccctcttccccacaatctacgatcccattataggcattacccgcttgaaacccgtaccaccccagattcccagattcgtggggtgatgtctttaaaggcttgcagttattgattgattgtgtTTGCCAAATACATGGTCAAAACAGCTGTCCATTTCTTTATGTCATTGTTTCATGAAGAGAAAACGAGTATCACAATTGAATTGCGTTGTTGCTGTTTCATTAATGTTTTCCGATATGTGCAAAAAGCCAGCGCTATTTCTCAGTCTCTGCATGAGTATGTTTCCGTTCTCCTGGAACCTGACAAAGGTAATATTGTGTCTAAAATTCATTGGTTTATAGGAAAAATTGTCTTGGGAGGCCCTATGCTGAGGACTTTCTCTTCTGTCTAGCATATAAGCCGCAGCTGttgttattaatttattaacaTAAATCGCACTCACACGTGTGGGTGTGTCGTGCGTACATGCACTTTTTGCCCCTGCGCCAACAGTTAGTAGCATCAGCCTCTATTGCGCTGTTCCTACCTTATGTCCCACCCATTTCACCGATCCAGCTCGCTTACATAATGTTAGCAAGGAAACTTAAGTCCTGAAGCAGTGATTTGTTACAATCGCACTTTAGATTTATGAAGATAACAGAGAGCAATTTTGAACTGCGGGAAACTTCGAAGTATAACACAATGGTTGAAGTTTGAATTATTTgggtttttttatttggttcTTATGTTTCCGactcttgttttctttctagaatttctcttctttctttttattttatcttttattaagCTTAAGTTAACAAATAagtgacaaaaataataaacagttGATAATAAATTAAGAGAACCTACGATTCTGTGAAAAGTTAGTGGCCTGTCATTCTGAATAGCGAGAGGAGCCTAGGAGTGATGAGGAGGGAGGCGACAAAGATGTTAAATATTTCGTGAGACGACGATCGAGTTCTTGCTTTTGCAACGACTTGACCTCTGGTAGTGAGTAAGAGTTCGGTGTGACGAATGTAAATGAACAGACAATTTCATATATTTGGCGTTTTAGTGAACTAATTGCCACCCGTTCTTTTCATTAACCTTCattcctttcaatttttatctCCTGTTTTATATTCGATCCAactcaagtaaaaaaaaaagataaattgtaCGTGGAACTCATTGTTGCCTGACGGCTGAAATACATCTGATGAGCTTCATTTCCCGACCCTTGTTCCTACCATAACAATGAGTAATAGTTATGGGCATTGTGCAATTTGACTAGTCTCATatcctttctctccttttctaaTCGGagttcattttagaaaataacgTTGCGTATTAGCTACCAACCAGTGTCGCTTTTCAAGTACCAGTTGTACGCGAGTCAGCAggtttctttgattttcgaGATGCTTGCAAGTCTGGCTCATCTTATGCActatattatttcttttttgatgcgCAATAAATGGCCATCGATACTGGGCGGCGATGTTTTCGAGCAGGATGATGACGATCAGGACATCATAAAACGAGCGCTTATGGAGACGAATCCTCTTCTGCTTGGCGAGTTTCGCTTTCCAGGAATTGTCTCCTCTATATTGTCTTTTTTACTGTTACTGCAGAGAAATTCTGCTAATCTGTTGGATCTTATTGAGAAAGTGTTTGTTTCAGCGACTTTTGTTTAACATCACCAGTCAGGGCGGCCTGTGACATCACGCTAAGTATACATTTTGCTCAGTCGTAATCTCATTTTCTCTAAGATCGTTTGACATCATATgagcatttcaaaaaatatgtgacCTCAATCGTGAACACCTGTTATTCCCGCTTATTTCGCTACAAAACTTTATTCTATTGCAGTGTGCTATTCCGAAGGGTTAAGTTAGGTTATGGGTTACCCTCTGACATCAAATTCAATCACTAATATTCTGATTGACATGGACTTGTCAGTTGAAAGCTTTCCTCATTTTCCGCactttttattgattaaaCGTCTTCTTTACATTCGCCTCTTTTTTGTTCCAGCTCTTACCGTGTTCGTATCATTACTTCATACCGTCTTTGAATTTCTGGCGTTCAAAAATGACATACAATTCTGGCGATCTCGGAAGGATCTCGCCGGTCTCTCTGTGCGCTCTGCGCTGTTCAGTATTTTCCAAGTAAATatccgtagttttttttgttgaatttttggagttttttttttttaacttagaCGTACTCTTGCTATTTCTTTAGTCCACAGTTGTTTTTCTCTATATTTACGACAATGATACTAACTGGCTGGTGAGAATGAGCGTAGGATTCGGACTTCTTATTGAATGCTGGAAGATTCCGAAAGTCGTAAACGTCGAGGTCTGGAACATTTCTTAACTTTTTGCCTCTTTCTCTTACTCAACCATTCTTCTTGAATCTTACAAATTTAGGTGGATTATTCAAAAAGATTGTTTAATTTTCTCCCGAAATTGAAATTCAGTGATAAGGGATCTTATGTGGAAAGCGAGACCAAAGCCTATGATGAGGTTTTTTAAATCATATCAACCTCTGCATgatttgaataatttcttcattcCTATTCGTcttgtattgtatttttagTTGGCATTCAAATGTTTATTATGGATCCTTCTCCCCCTTCTCGCTGGTTATGCTGTTTATTCCTTGATATACATTGAGCATAGGGGATGGTATTCGTGGATGCTTAGTATGTTCTATGGATTTCTACTGATGTTCGGGTTCATCATGATGACTCCACaggttgtttattttcttcaactatGTTTTTGCTGCTCAAAACAGTTTCAAAAACACCTGTGTTGATATTTTGCTAAGATTGTTAGTGAAATTATTTCACCATACAAATTTGCTGCTAGTTCCTAAAAGGTTTTCAAAACAGTAAGTCACTGTAGATAAGATAACATCTGGCGCGAGGCAGAATTATGCAAAGGAGCAGTTTCGACTCACTTTACGACGATTTTCAGCCCTAGAACTTATTAAACTGATGGTTAAACTAGTGATGATTTTGAAACCCATTAAACGTAGTCTAGAactaatgtaaaaataaaccAGCCTTAGAGACTAGCGGTCCTATGTCTACACTGTGACTTAACATAACACCTTAGAATACTTGCCCAAGGCAGTAAGAAAGGTAAggtcttttttacttttatccaAATCCCGTACAAAATACTATACATCCAAGAGATTTTCGAGTTGATCCCGAAAGATCTTCGAGTTGATGAGAGGTTCGTGCATACAAGTACTTTAGTTGGAAGAAACGCTACTACGCACACCATAACGTGCACTGACCAAACGGCTCTCCTCTTTTGaatcgaatattttttctctttgtcatTAGCAGAATAATCGTATCCGCTTCTAATAAGTGAAAATTCGTCGAGTTAGCAATCTGGCATGAACCGTGTTCCAATATTCTGTCTGCTGTGTTATGAAGAAATCTCTTATTCTATTGGGATTCAATCATACgttcatgtatttttttagCCTTTTACAAAATTCCGTGCAAGcagaattaaatttaaaaagattttaatttagtttttgttGCAAGTTGCAGCTTAGAAAGTTGCGACTTGGGGGCTGCCATTTTTTTAATCGTCCACATTTTcagttatttattaattataagCTGAAATCAGTTGCACATCTTCCTTGGAGAATGCTTACTTACAAATTCATCAACACGTTTATCGACGATTTATTCGCGTTCGTCATTCGAATGCCTTTGATGTATCGAATCGGATGCTTCAGAGACGACATAATATTCTTggtaagctttttttttctctaatcaGGCACTTCTTTGTTATAGTCTACTTGAGTTAAGCGTTTATCAAAGATAGGTAACACAATCTAGTTCTCTATTTTTGCTTGCACACGCATTTCTCCACTTTGTTCGCAACTGACAAGGAAGCTGACGGGGACTTTGCTTTCTTGAGCTCGGTGTGTAATTATTATGCAATTGTATTACAATTGAATTTATAATCTCGCGCACACAAATGCTCTTGATGTTACTGAAACCATACATGCGCTAATCGGAGCCGATGCtccgaccccttcacttttggacagttGACGAAGGGATTCCTCATCACCTGAGCTACACTcaatgagctagacccccttcacctgaagagggtCTCCTCCCTATTGCACCTATGACTGAAACTACATTACTCACAGATTTAAGGCGTAAACCTATCCACTGTTGTTTACGGCTATTGCCGACGAAGGTAAAAGGGTTCTTCGGCAATCAGAGTACCTTAGTCAAATAGTGATAGATCCAAGGATTCACATGCAACACGTCTTTTAATTTGTGACCCAGGATCCGTTTCTGACGTATGATCCGTcgggggaacggtcaagaggtacccgtatgatgtgccgccgtgTATCCAGAAGACTAAttagcgtcgttaattgcacggcgcgtctcctgataccgtcataatcgctacagtagcctgactGCTCcacttgtgctacgtcttcaagacgccccgccctCACCACCCATTTCGCTGCGTCtgccgctcttacgacgattttttttcgccgcgtccacagctcttatgatgcgcttttaaaatcgaagggaaaagaaagtatctggtattagatgttgttcgaaggtctacataaattGTTCTTgtagttaatataaaagaaggaaagaatgaaataggtttgtataagtgatatgtcatttagaaatgcgaatgaaaatgaaattatcctgtttcgacttgttaggtggaaaacattCATCCATCTACGGGAATGCAAgagatctttcaaaaaatgtcccactgatcggtgttatgctatcttctttacttttttcgctttctaaggatttctttttgcttatctagctgggtaaaactcgcatccaacgattaacgaggctCGAATAATGcttcgcagacatacactgcacctaaaggtatatctcgaagatacaaaggtctgtgttcgccactaatacacctgaCCTgttatattgattttatgcagagaatagatagaaatgaagcgataaaacgctgttgaagaaccttacaaagttttattatataaaactgtacaAAACGCCATAAccaaaaccactttttttgtaaaaacgGTCGGAattttctccagttttttCGTAAGAAAACCACGGCCGGCTGTCGTCCAATGTAAGCGCCTAAATCAACCTAAATCGtgtaaagaaaggaaattctcaAGCAGGCACCTATTTTCAAGAATTGAGCATTGATTGTAGGCTGTTGACGTCTGATCAAAGCTttgaacaaataacaaaatagaGCA is a window encoding:
- a CDS encoding hypothetical protein (NECATOR_CHRX.G24137.T1), with amino-acid sequence MEYTVERRAFGDNFHEGGMWAVFKSLVCRILLVYFATSIIKSLSGGPSQVTDKSAPKRAVFQPSKNLFASGQPFDLHMYLDDSEQRLWNLENRYLFWQQLNVLYGDYSGGPAKDGVLVFERTISTPQSLLRNQSLYLHVFITKAGHSPNPKDRSYIKREVIYGVYQLNKYKKRHYKTTANLLTGKSEQNKQVLEKAAKMNFEILNFWHPNLTVSLVDDQTRWTQGSLPPPLDEAVTFDTTAGFYLPILFFNNYWNLGSEYMPINDTVKKITLRISYQPVSLFKYQLYASQQVSLIFEMLASLAHLMHYIISFLMRNKWPSILGGDVFEQDDDDQDIIKRALMETNPLLLALTVFVSLLHTVFEFLAFKNDIQFWRSRKDLAGLSVRSALFSIFQSTVVFLYIYDNDTNWLVRMSVGFGLLIECWKIPKVVNVEVDYSKRLFNFLPKLKFSDKGSYVESETKAYDELAFKCLLWILLPLLAGYAVYSLIYIEHRGWYSWMLSMFYGFLLMFGFIMMTPQLFINYKLKSVAHLPWRMLTYKFINTFIDDLFAFVIRMPLMYRIGCFRDDIIFLIYLCQRWIYRVDPKRKNEFGTSFESGAVNAANIADVVNARDKQADLKSKKDK